The Synechococcus sp. HK05 region AGCAGCCAGTACTGGTGATGGTCGTTCTTGAAGCCCGGCACGCCGTTCACCCGGGCGGTCACCAGGTAAGGCTTGCTCTCGAACCGCAGGAAGGGGGCCAGGGCCGTGAGCCGCTCATTCACCTGGCGGCGCATCAGCAGGCGCGAATCCGGTGTGAGCGAACCGGTGAACAGCAGCCGCGGCTCCCAGAGGTAGAGCGCCGCCATCACCCGATCCAGCGGCCCATGGATCGGCACGCCCGCTAGCCCGTCGTAATGGGAGTAAACGTTGAGATCGCCCTCTGGGTAATCAAACTCGCGCACCTCGGTGGGAGCGATGGCGTAGGGGGCGCGATCGGAGGCGAAATAGAGCTTGGGGCGACCCACCGGCAGGGCGCGCTGGGCCTGCGCATCACTGATACCCAATTGCGGTATGCCCTGCACCTTGCCGCTGCGCCCCAGATCCTTCACGAAATAGAGCGGCAACCCATCGGGGGCGGAGGCATTCACCGTGGACACGGTGAAGCCATAGCCATGGGTAAACACCAGATGGCGGTTCAGCCAGGTGCGCGAGTTCTTGGCCAGGGCAGAGCTATCGAGCTCGCGGGCGGCGATCAGCACCTGCTGCTTGCCCTGGCGCTCCGGATCGGCGTTGAGCGGGTAGCGATCGACCGCTGCCGAGGGGAAGCGGTAGTAGAGGCGAAGCTGCTGCAGCTGCCGGTTCGCCTCCAGCAGAGGTCCGCTGTCCCAGAGGCGCACATTGGCGAGGGTGCCGGGCGCCGCCTTCAGATCCGCCTGGGTGAGCGCTTGGCGCGGAGCCAGATCCACCTCACGCACGGCCTCCAGGCCAAAGGCACGGCGGGTAGCGGCAATGGTGCGCTTGAGATACGGAGTTTCCAGCACCAGCTCCCGCGGCTGCACCCAGATGCGCTGCACCACCGGCGCCACAACCCACTCCGCAAACGGCACCAGAGCGGTGGTGGAGAGCAGCGGCAGCAGCACACCGCGGCGCAGCCAGCGGCGCGGAATCGGCACCAGCAAACCGATCCCGGTGAGCAGCAACAGCAATGCCAAGAGCAGGCGCAGCGGCAGCCGTACATGCAGATCCACGAAGCCGGCACCGGCGGCCACACCGCTGCCGTGCAGCATCAGATCAAAGGGAGCCAGGGCATTGCTGAGGGCCGCCATCAGCGCCAGCACCGCCAACTGGGGTTGCAGCACCCGCTGCTGTTCGCGGCTGAGGCCTGGGAAACGCAACTCCGAAAGGCTGTTGCCCTCGCTGAACGTGAGCCAGAGGCAGCCGGCCAGTCCCACCAGGCCCTGCACCAGCACCACGCTCACCAGCAGATGCAGCGCCGGCAGCCGCAGCACCGTGAAGCTCAGATCAAAGCCGGTGAGGGGATCCGATTCACCAAATGGAACGGCCAACAGGGCGGGCAGCCAGAGGCTCCAGCCACGGGCCACGGCCGTGGCCGAACCCGCCAGGGCGGCCGCCAGCGCCACCCGCAGGCTTGTGTAGGGCCAGATCAGCAACAGCGGCAGCAAGGCCGCCGCCAACCCCAGGAACAACCAGGGGGGCAGATCCGCCAGCACTGGAATCCAGGTGATCACATCACCGCTGAAGGGAGCGGCGATCAGATCGCTCGCCTGAACCATCAGATAGGTGAGCCCGCCAGCCAGCAGCAGCAACAGCAGGGCGAACAGGCTCACCAGCAGCGGCGGCCCGAGCGGCACCAGGGGGTCGGCGGGCAGGGGTTTGCGGGCGGCCTGCTGGCGCAGCCGCCAGCAGCGCTGCAGCTGCTGCAACTGCAGCGGCACGCCAAGCCCGAACACCAGCGCGAAGGCGAGCAGTTGGAGCAGCCAACGGCGCATCACCACCGACTGGCTCTGGAACTGCGCAAACCACTGGGCTTCGATCACCAGCCGCGGCAGCAGCACCACCAACCCCAGCGCAATCGCCAGCCAGCCCAGCCAGCGCAGACCCCGTTTGAGGGCGTTAACGGAAAGCCGCAAGGAGGGAACCGTGCACAGGCCGAGGCTAGGCAGCCGCACCGATGGGTCAAGGCGCAAGGCGCCGCCCAGACAAGCCGGTGCGATACCCGACTACGCAGATCGGGTTTTATTCGGAGCGGCGAACAGCGCTGCTAGCTTCCATGCACCTCAACGGTGAGATCGTGACGGCGACCCTTTCCCTCTCCACCCTCGGCCCCACCTTCACCGGGCTGAAGTGCAAGGAATGCGGCCAGCCCTACGAAGCTGGTGCCCGCCACGTCTGTGAAGACGTGTGCTTCGGGCCGCTGGAAGTGGTCTACGACTACGAAGCGATCAAGAGCCGCGTCAGCCGCGCCACGATCGAAGCCGGCCCCGCTTCGATCTGGCGCTACCGCGAGTTTCTGCCCATCGAGGGCGACCCGATCGATGTGGGCACCGGCTTCACACCGCTGCTCAAGGCCAACAACCTGGCCAAGCGCCTGGGCCTCAAGAGCCTTTACATCAAGAACGACGGCGTGAACATGCCGACGCTCTCCTTCAAGGACCGCGTGGTGAGCGTGGCCCTCACCCGTGCCCGCGAGCTTGGCTTCAAAACGGTGAGCTGCGCCTCCACCGGCAACCTAGCCAACTCCACCGCCGCCATCGCCGCCCACGCCGGCCTTGATTGCTGCGTGTTCATCCCCAGCGATCTGGAGCTGGGCAAGGTGCTCGGCACCCTCATCTACAACCCCACCTTGATGGCGGTGAAGGGCAACTACGACCAGGTGAACCGCCTGTGCTCGGAGGTGGCCAACACCTACGGCTGGGGCTTCGTGAACATCAACCTGCGCCCCTACTACTCCGAAGGCTCCAAGACCCTCGGCTACGAGGTGATCGAACAGCTGGGCTGGGAACTGCCCGACCACATCGTGGCGCCCCTGGCCTCCGGCTCCCTGTTCACCAAGATCCGCAAGGGCTTTGATGAATTCATCAAGTGCGGCCTGGTGGAGGAGAAGGCCGTGCGCTTCAGCGGCGCCCAGGCTGAGGGCTGCAACCCCATCGCCACCGCCTTCCGCGAAGGCCGCGACTTCATCACCCCGGTGAAGCCCAATACCATCGCCAAGTCGATCGCGATCGGCAACCCGGCCGATGGCCCCTACGCCATCGACATTGCCAATCGCACCGGCGGCAGCATCGCCGATGTGACCGATGCCGAAATCATCGACGGCATCAAGCTCCTGGCCGAAACCGAGGGCGTGTTCACCGAAACCGCTGGTGGCACCACGATCGCGGTGCTCAAGAAGCTGGTGGAGCAGGGCAAGATCAACCCAGAAGAGCGCACGGTGGCCTACATCACCGGCAATGGTCTGAAGACCACCGAAGCGGTGGTCGACCACATCGGCCAGCCCTACACGATCGAAGCCCAGCTCGACAGCTTCAACGCCGCCTGGCAGCAAGCCCAAGCCGATCACGGCCAGGCCTGATCCTTAACCCAACCCAATCCCCGTTCCCGACAATTCACCCGCGATGGCCGTTCAGGTTCTGATCCCCACCCCGCTTCAGAAGTTCACCAACGACGAGGCCAGCGTTGAGCTGGAGGCCACCAGCGTCGACGCCCTAGTGGACGCGCTCGACAGTCGCTATCCCGGCCTGAAAGGCCGCCTCTGCGATGAGGGCGGCAAGCTGCGCCGCTTCCTCAACGTGTACGTGAACAGCGAAGACATTCGCTTCCTCGACAACCAAGCCACCGCCCTCAAGGACGGTGATGAAGTGAGCATCGTTCCTGCTGTCGCCGGCGGCTGAGCCCCGTCGTATCGATTCATGCAGTGCCTGAGGCAGGCGTCTGCATGAATGACCACTTGCCAGGGCAACATCAATCAGAGGCCTGAAGCGATGACTCAGACTCCAGATACCCGTATGGCCAACCCGTACTCCGACACGGCTGCTCCCTCGGACACTGTTGTTCCATGGGACCCCTCTGGTCCCGCAGAAACACACGCGGAGAAGGCGCTGCTGTTTGATTACCGGCAAGCGGCCAACCCGGTGCGACCCGGGCTGACCGAGCCGATTCCTTACCGCTGTTGGGGGCCTGAGCTCCACAGCAGCGGTCCCAGCGGGGTCATCCCCCTCGACCTCAGCGCTGAGCTTGGGGTCGCCGGTCCCGCCACCAGTCCAGGGCTCGCAGCACACTTCATCCGCATCCAGGCGGGTGAAGGGGTGCGTGCCTCCGCCGTGGCCACGAGCTCACTCTTCTATGTGCTCTCCGGCTCGGGCCGTTGCGATAACCGCGATGCGGACAGCAACACGAGCATCCGCTGGGAGACAGGCGATCTGTTCGTCCTCCCCGCAGGCGGCACACCGCTACTGGAAGCTGACCATGACAGCGTTCTCTACTGGGTGCACGACGCTCCCTTGCTGCGCTACCTGGGCGTCGCACCCACCACACCCCGCTTTGCACCGACCCACTACCGGGGGGAGTGGCTCCGCTCGGAGCTGCACAAGCTGGCCGATCAGCCGGGCAGCGAACGGAGCAACCGGCTAGCTCTGCTGCTGGCCAACAAGGATCTTCCCCAAACCCGCACCGTCACCCACGTGCTCTGGGCGATGTTCGGCATCGGACCGGCAGGTGCCCGGCAAGCGCCACACCGTCACCAGTCGGTAGCCCTTGATCTGATCGTCGATTGCCAGCCAGGGGTCTACACCCTGGTCGGCACGGAGCTGAACAGCGATGGCAG contains the following coding sequences:
- a CDS encoding UPF0182 family protein, yielding MRLSVNALKRGLRWLGWLAIALGLVVLLPRLVIEAQWFAQFQSQSVVMRRWLLQLLAFALVFGLGVPLQLQQLQRCWRLRQQAARKPLPADPLVPLGPPLLVSLFALLLLLLAGGLTYLMVQASDLIAAPFSGDVITWIPVLADLPPWLFLGLAAALLPLLLIWPYTSLRVALAAALAGSATAVARGWSLWLPALLAVPFGESDPLTGFDLSFTVLRLPALHLLVSVVLVQGLVGLAGCLWLTFSEGNSLSELRFPGLSREQQRVLQPQLAVLALMAALSNALAPFDLMLHGSGVAAGAGFVDLHVRLPLRLLLALLLLLTGIGLLVPIPRRWLRRGVLLPLLSTTALVPFAEWVVAPVVQRIWVQPRELVLETPYLKRTIAATRRAFGLEAVREVDLAPRQALTQADLKAAPGTLANVRLWDSGPLLEANRQLQQLRLYYRFPSAAVDRYPLNADPERQGKQQVLIAARELDSSALAKNSRTWLNRHLVFTHGYGFTVSTVNASAPDGLPLYFVKDLGRSGKVQGIPQLGISDAQAQRALPVGRPKLYFASDRAPYAIAPTEVREFDYPEGDLNVYSHYDGLAGVPIHGPLDRVMAALYLWEPRLLFTGSLTPDSRLLMRRQVNERLTALAPFLRFESKPYLVTARVNGVPGFKNDHHQYWLLDGFTVSRSYPYSDPNPSGIRYFRNPVKAVVDAYNGHVWLYVSDPTDPVLRTWKRAFPDLFKPLSAMPPELLAHIQVPQSQFQVQAERLLRYHVTDVRTFYNGDDVWAIPQEIYGDSNAPVRPYHVTMQLPGEARPEFVLLLPFTPLRRANMVGWLAARNDTPNYGELLLARFPQQRLLLGPQQVSALIEQDPAISYQFGLWNRGGSTLIRGNLLVLPVGKGLLYVEPIYLQSNNNGLPTLVRVVVTDGRRFVMERNLDEALEQLVAVQPRPQALTLPDPASALPLP
- the thrC gene encoding threonine synthase, whose translation is MHLNGEIVTATLSLSTLGPTFTGLKCKECGQPYEAGARHVCEDVCFGPLEVVYDYEAIKSRVSRATIEAGPASIWRYREFLPIEGDPIDVGTGFTPLLKANNLAKRLGLKSLYIKNDGVNMPTLSFKDRVVSVALTRARELGFKTVSCASTGNLANSTAAIAAHAGLDCCVFIPSDLELGKVLGTLIYNPTLMAVKGNYDQVNRLCSEVANTYGWGFVNINLRPYYSEGSKTLGYEVIEQLGWELPDHIVAPLASGSLFTKIRKGFDEFIKCGLVEEKAVRFSGAQAEGCNPIATAFREGRDFITPVKPNTIAKSIAIGNPADGPYAIDIANRTGGSIADVTDAEIIDGIKLLAETEGVFTETAGGTTIAVLKKLVEQGKINPEERTVAYITGNGLKTTEAVVDHIGQPYTIEAQLDSFNAAWQQAQADHGQA
- a CDS encoding MoaD/ThiS family protein, with the protein product MAVQVLIPTPLQKFTNDEASVELEATSVDALVDALDSRYPGLKGRLCDEGGKLRRFLNVYVNSEDIRFLDNQATALKDGDEVSIVPAVAGG
- a CDS encoding cupin domain-containing protein, whose protein sequence is MTQTPDTRMANPYSDTAAPSDTVVPWDPSGPAETHAEKALLFDYRQAANPVRPGLTEPIPYRCWGPELHSSGPSGVIPLDLSAELGVAGPATSPGLAAHFIRIQAGEGVRASAVATSSLFYVLSGSGRCDNRDADSNTSIRWETGDLFVLPAGGTPLLEADHDSVLYWVHDAPLLRYLGVAPTTPRFAPTHYRGEWLRSELHKLADQPGSERSNRLALLLANKDLPQTRTVTHVLWAMFGIGPAGARQAPHRHQSVALDLIVDCQPGVYTLVGTELNSDGSIRNPRRIDWEAGGAFITPPGHWHAHVNESDQPAYLLPIQDAGLQTYLRSLDIRFA